tatacgttttaaccatgaATGCTCATCtcgaactagctctcttcttcttctctatttgaattccagcagtgtagacactgctaagtctATTACTGCCccccacaggtcaaagtttaacTAAATTGTGATATACAATAtgttagtgcaagtatataacaattagttcaaactttgacctgtggagggcagtaatacacttggatcgtgtagaacactttgaagctgcactgaaactgtaattttgaccttcaaccgtttgggctccattgaagtccactatatggagaaaaatcctggaatgttttcatcacaaaccttaatttcttttcaactgaagaaagaaggacatgaacatcttggatgacatgggggtgagtaaattatcaggaaattttaatttgaaagtaaactaatcctttaatatctaGTCGGTTCAGGTACTACAAATTATCAATATAACTTCACAGCTATTGTTTGTTCAACTGTAAACTGATAAAGACATAAAGTAAAGAATAAACTATCtactacatacatacattttatatcTATTCTTTATATCTATCAAGATTTTTTTCTGGCAAATATGGCTAAACACTAAGCCTTCAAAACAAATTattggtcaggaaattagcTAAATTTAAGCAAATGCACTACTTAAAAAGCCATTGCTGTCTCAAAACAAAATAGATAGAAAAAAAGCCAAAGACAAAATGAAGTTTTTGGCAGAACatggagtgatgaatcacattGAAAAACGAATGAGGCTCCAGAGCTGTGTCTTCAGAAATCTGGTAAGAAATATGATAATAAATGCATCTCtacaacagtgaagcatggaggAAGAGGTATCATTGTATGAGGAGCATTTCGTAATCATGTAGAACCCATAAGAGGTGCCATAtcgcattttatttcttcaacaaaaatgaagctaaacagcaccaacagtggttctttggctcgtaaagaacctttaaaggggcttaacaggttcaTTGTACAgcagtggtgctatatagcacctcagtcatcccaaagacccggtgaagaaccactgaagcaaCAAAATTTGGTGCTACACAGCACTTAAAGTAGTTCCCCTATATGATTATGAGgcaaagaaccacttttagtatTATAGCACCATTTTTAGAGTGTTGGTGAGCTGGTTCactgtgaaaagtcatttaaCCTCCTGAGacccagagaaaaaaaaaaggtttgtgaaattagtttttctttttttattgtcattacaTTACTTGAAGCATAAGTAACAAATGGAgaaaaaatcttgaaaaaaaatctattttattcatatgttatgcATTGTCCACTGTATTGGACATCAGGCATGAATAGACatgtataggcaaaaacaatggatttttttttattcaaaattttcTTTAACCAAACATtgtataaagatgattctcaactatgttatgaaaaatataacGGAATGATTTGATATACGGTTTTACTTTATGCGATATATGTGTAAAATGGCCATAAGCGGCTTTTCCCATTCTATACAATGCATTGATATAttgtatctaatttgcatattaatgtgttcttggagcaacgtaatgaaaaaaaaaaaatgtaataatgggAGTAATAATTGGCAACATTTACATAAGAATATCTAATATTTCATACTAGTAATATTGATAATTTATTTCCCTATTCACCTATTGCGTATCTCCCAAAATATCTGATTTACATGCTTTAAGTCCTGGTGTCCACTACAGTGGACGTATAAAAATGGATGTCCTGTTTCGTAAGAGAAAGTCATATTCTGATTTGAAAccccataacattttcctgagatgttgattaatgacaaacaatttgaaaattattcagatttaaataataattacaaaatattatcatatttccaGAAGAGTGCTAAATTTGATCATTCAATCAATgtcaaacatatttaaaaaccaAGTTGTCATTGTGAAACTTCCAAACCTTTGGTATCTCTGAAAAGCCCTGAATTTGGTCTTTACAGGACATCCAAACTGAGATATTCGCTAATAAATAACGTCCACTACAGTGGGCAAAAGTCTGTGCTTGGGTCTCAGGAGGTTAATACTTTGATGAGAACAAGGAAATATTGCAGAATGGCTTGCTTCAAACAATGAAACGTTGTTATCTAAAGAGGAATGATCAGATTTTATTCTTCAACAAGATAATGCTCCTGCCTTAACTGCAAAGACAACCAAGAAGTGGTTTGAGAACAAGTCCATCAGGCTCATGTTTTGGCCTGATAAGAGTCCAGATTTGAACTCTAGTGATATTTGGTCTTACTAAACTCAAACATAGGAGACATTTTTCAACTACTCTACTTTGAAGTTGAGTGGGACAACGACTCTTCTTCGTGTAAAAAGCTGTCTGCAAGTCAGGAAAGGCCAAGGGTGTAGATTTGGTTTAAACTTTGGGGGGGTTGAACGGTGTGGTTGTATTGTATTGGGTgggttgtaactgatggctTTGAATACTGGGGGGGTTACctcctccccccccccccccccccccccccccccccccacacacacacaaactacaCCCCTGGGAAAGGCTATTCCATGCTTTATCTACAATATTTCCTGACCActgatttgtgattaaaatggttAAGTCCATTAAAAGACCGTTTTACCCAAAGTATACTGAACCTGCAAACAGATACCTGCCAGTTGGTGAAGTTTTGAgtgtaatgggtggagctagAACGTCCAACCACCCATAACTCTATTCCTGCACCAATTACATCCACAGAGGAGGAGCTTGACGCCATttggctctgcagtgagcacTACTTGCCCTCGGACGTtccatcagccaatcagcgCTCAGCCTCACCTCAGCGCACTGGAGCTCCGCGCGGTGTCATCGTAAACTGTAGGCTATTCATCAGTACATCTACGCTACGCTTCAGCTGACGCGCCCAGCCGCACCATACTCGCCTAAGAAAATGACTTTGAAGGTATTTAACTGCACTGATTTCTTTTCATATCATTTCACGTTCCTTGCGTTTGTCGATGTAACGCGTGAATTCCAACCTGTTGGATATTCCTTTAAGTCAGCTGCTGAGTAAATATAGGTAGGATGTTAAAGATTACGAACACTGTATTACTATTATGCTGTATTATATTCCACTGTACACACAAGAGCTAATGTCATGTTCCTCGTGTGCTAAGGCGTATATTACGCATCCAGCATCGCGCGCGTACTGTTTTCACCTCACCTGTTGCTTCTGGATGTGCGCTAGGGAATGTATTACGTCATTCTTGATGTAGGCTATTAAAAGTTTCGCGATATATAGACTATCCACAAACAATTCtttatttcttcttcttttacCGATATAGCCTATAGGTTTATATGGGCACAAAGTCCATTCATGTTGGCACACACAATTGTTAGTTCTTTGTAATACTAAACAATAGGCTCCATACAGTCTGGGAATAATGCATGATGCATCTTAATCACTATGCATAATGCATTATTCCCATTAGTGCTTAGTGGGGCAAAATGGGTCAGGATATGTTAGGTGTAATCAGATACAAATTAGAGCTTGATTATATTATTATCGGATTGCTGGGGAAAAAATTAAGTCATAATGTCTGTGGCTATATAGGCTGAATTTGAGCAATATGCAGAGGATGTAAAGAAAGTGAAGACCAGACCTAATGACCAGGAGCTGCGGGATTTGTATGGCTTCTACAAGCAAGCTATCATTGGGGACATTAATATCGGTGAttgttgtattattattatagttatatatatatattttttattattaaaccaTACTTCTGAGCTTGACAGCTCAATCTAATAATTGCAAATGTATATTGTCTGTTTTGTGCAGATAAACCTGGAATACTGGATATGAAAGGGAAAGCCAAATGGGAGGCATGGAATTTAAGGaaaggtaagaaaaaaaaatagatccttttttttttcagtcaacattttcattattttcaagCAGTTAAGATGGTTTTGCAATAGACAGAATGTAATGCTTGCTCAGTAATCACATGTACTGCACTTGTTTGTATTAATATGTAAATTGTATTGAGATTTGTTCTCAGAAGGTTATATAAGACCCTTCAAATGTTTCTGATGATGGCTTGATTCATATAGTCTTCTTCATTCTTCACTCTTTTCTCCAACAGGTATGTCAAATGAGGATGCCATGAATGCCTACATTTCGCTGGCCAAGGAAGTTATTGAAAAGTATGGAATGTGATGGGGGAAAACATCTTAGTTTTACATATtataaaagttaattaactaTTAAAAAGCTGCAAGATTTAAACAATGAAGTAGTTTTTTATTTCATCTTTTTTATGTAATACAAATTATCAGATTAAAAGATAGGTAGTGATACCACCTGATAATCTCATTGATATCTCATTACCAATCAGATGAGACTTAAAGATGTAAGCATAATcgttgttttatatatatatataaaaatgagtcattgaataaaGCTGTCAAATATCATGGTAATGTTGTCCTCTTTATTTTCAATATCCTAACAAAATCTTTTCATGTTGCTTCATTAGTATTAAGCTGATTCCTCAGGCTTGAGGACCAGTAATTGTGCTCTTACACACAAAGACCTTCTTTGTCCTCCCAATGTGCTCACTGAAGCGTAGTCATCACAACGCCCGTTTGGATCGGATGCATGCAGAATACAAGACGTGGAAGTCTTGCCAAGACCAGGCCTTGTACAGTGTTGCCAAATCGGGGAAAAATCAGCAATCAGAAATAGATGCCAGAAAACTCTAGAGTGAATCAAATGGGAATAtttgcaataaaccaatcatttatttttttatttatttacacgaAATATACAATCCTTTTTTTGTACGTCAGTGACTCGGAAATgaaatttttgtcttgtttacactctaaaaaatccattaaaaaaataggGCAGGATGTATTGTATTAATTTGACAGAAtgttctgtatttatttattttttacaggtgTTTACTTGAATGTTGAACTTCATTGctttgtgttttagggttaacagaaatgtcattaaaaatgaCTGGATAATGTCCTGGTAATTTTAAGTTATTCTTAAAATTAAGTTATTcaaaagtacattaaaaaagtaaatcatATGATAAACAATGTTTATAGCctattaaagtttattattttatcatttattatttgttttgtggtacttaaattaaaaaatctcTTGGTGGTGTCCAGAGATTGTAAAAATAatagacattttatttattttttaatataaaattttatatatataaaaaaatcaatcacataatgtgtttaattatgaaa
The sequence above is drawn from the Megalobrama amblycephala isolate DHTTF-2021 linkage group LG13, ASM1881202v1, whole genome shotgun sequence genome and encodes:
- the acbd7 gene encoding acyl-CoA-binding domain-containing protein 7, with the protein product MTLKAEFEQYAEDVKKVKTRPNDQELRDLYGFYKQAIIGDINIDKPGILDMKGKAKWEAWNLRKGMSNEDAMNAYISLAKEVIEKYGM